A region from the Triplophysa rosa linkage group LG4, Trosa_1v2, whole genome shotgun sequence genome encodes:
- the timm10 gene encoding mitochondrial import inner membrane translocase subunit Tim10, with protein sequence MDPMKAQQLAAELEVEMMADMYNRMTNACHKKCVPPHYKEAELSKGEAVCLDRCVAKYLDLHERLGRKLTELSVQDEEAMRKAAAGTS encoded by the exons ATGGACCCCATGAAAGCGCAGCAGCTCGCCGCCGAGCTCGAGGTTGAAATGATGGCTGATATGTATAACCG CATGACCAATGCATGTCACAAAAAATGCGTTCCTCCTCACTACAAGGAAGCAGAACTTTCAAAGGGAGAGGCTGTGTGTTTGGACCGCTGCGTCGCCAAATACTTGGACTTGCATGAGAGACTTGGCCGGAAGCTTACCGAGCTCTCAGTGCAGGATGAGGAGGCGATGAGAAAGGCTGCCGCCGGCACCAGTTAG
- the unc93b1 gene encoding protein unc-93 homolog B1 isoform X2, translating into MIIYSVYMGLLQMQLILHYDETYREVKYGTLGLEDIDNKMLMGINVTPIAGLLYTPVLIRFLGTKWMMFLASGIYALFVSTNYWERYYTLVPSAVAIGFVIVPLWASLGNYITRMAHQYYEYVNYKEEHVQEQKKPPKGAFHTYIIVFHSVFYIFFHLSFVFAEFPMILFLNNYLSEYPHTLSKVTQCGADGKGVIQNFNKTVLHSLPRSLLLIEVESVLMGAAFLAMIIFLALCGAAYRPTEEIDLRSIGWGNIFQLPFKHLRDYRIRLLCPFFVYSGFEVLFAVKGLILSYGVCVVGMEKLWLLVMVYGLSSSICSALALTMLRLPRPVILLSGAFVHFFLLIALMCWSPQPKHPEYLPYLLVLSALWGLGTALNKTGVSTLLGMLYEDKERLDFIYTIYHWWQAIAIFIVYLWSAMPMRAKLGILLLALMVASFCYVQLERRLASKIAFRLPKIPRPRHKVKGYRYLEEENSDESDTDLSDADDDEREEEERNLVKEDRNTDADSQGSPGPERTGIRDRRRRNDNAAYEQAGEREDYIQHMRE; encoded by the exons ATGATCATTTACAGTGTTTACATGG GTCTGTTGCAGATGCAGTTGATTCTGCATTATGATGAGACCTACAGAGAGGTGAAGTATGGTACGTTGGGGCTGGAGGATATCGATAATAAAATGCTTATGGGAATCAATGTCACACCTATCGCCGGCCTGCTTTACACACCTGTACTTATCAG ATTTCTGGGTACAAAATGGATGATGTTCCTTGCATCCGGAATCTACGCACTCTTTGTTTCAACTAATTACTGGGAGAGATACTACACTTTGGTACCGTCCGCTGTGGCCATTGGTTTCGTCATAGTTCCGCTGTGGGCATCCTTAGGAAACTACATCACTAG AATGGCTCACCAGTACTATGAGTATGTGAACTATAAGGAGGAACATGTCCAGGAGCAGAAGAAGCCCCCCAAAGGAGCCTTCCATACTTATATTATCGTTTTCCATTCTGTCTTCTACATCTTCTTTCAT ctgAGTTTCGTGTTTGCCGAGTTCCCCATGATTCTGTTTCTCAATAACTATCTGAGTGAATACCCACACACACTCTCCAAAGTCACACAGTGTG GAGCCGACGGGAAGGGGGTGATACAGAATTTTAATAAGACCGTATTGCACAGTCTGCCTCGCTCTCTGCTGCTCATCGAGGTGGAGAGTGTTCTCATGGGAGCAGCCTTCCTCGCCATGATCATC TTCCTCGCGTTGTGCGGAGCTGCGTACCGGCCCACAGAGGAGATCGACCTGCGTAGCATCGGCTGGGGAAACATCTTTCAGTTGCCCTTCAAGCACTTACGAGACTACCGCATCCGTCTGCTCTGCCCGTTCTTCGTCTACTCCGGCTTCGAGGTGCTCTTTGCCGTCAAGGGTCTCATTCTG TCATATGGCGTGTGTGTTGTGGGAATGGAGAAGCTGTGGTTGTTAGTTATGGTGTATGGTTTGTCATCCTCCATCTGTTCGGCCTTGGCCCTGACCATGCTGCGCTTGCCCAGGCCTGTTATTCTCCTGTCTGGGGCCTTCGTGCACTTCTTCCTTCTAATAGCCCTTATGTGCTGGTCGCCCCAGCCTAAACACCCTGAATATCTTCCATACCTGCTGGTGCTCTCTGCCCTCTGGGGTCTGGGCACGGCTCTTAACAAGACAGGAGTGAGCA CTCTGCTGGGGATGCTCTATGAGGATAAAGAGCGACTAGACTTCATTTATACGATCTATCACTGGTGGCAGGCCATTGCCATCTTCATCGTCTACCTGTGGTCTGCTATGCCCATGAGG GCCAAACTTGGAATCCTGCTGTTGGCTCTAATGGTGGCGTCTTTCTGCTACGTGCAGTTGGAGCGTCGCTTAGCGTCAAAAATTGCGTTCAGGTTGCCAAAGATTCCTCGGCCACGACATAAG GTCAAAGGTTACCGATACCTCGAGGAAGAAAACTCAGACGAATCCGACACAGATCTGAGCGATGCCGATGATGacgagagagaagaggaggagCGAAATTTGGTCAAGGAGGACAGGAACACAGATGCAGACTCCCAGGGTTCACCAGGACCAGAGAGGACCGGGATTAGAGATCGCAGGAGGAGAAACGACAACGCTGCCTACGAGcaggcgggagagagagaggattacATCCAGCACATGAGGGAATAG
- the crybb1l2 gene encoding crystallin, beta B1, like 2 — MSSGGEKSKPVSQPNGKTAQPKRTEMGIGNYRMYVFDQENFQGRMIEISNECMNVCEMGMDRVRSLRVECGAWVGWEQMNFCGEMYILEKGEYPRWDCWSNCHRNDYLLSFRPVRMDPEKHKICLYEVGEFKGRKMEIIDDDVPSMYTYGFTDRVGSIMVSCGTWVGYQYPGYRGSQYLLEKGDYSHFNEYGARHPQMQSVRRIRDMQWHPDGCYTMATK; from the exons ATGTCCTCTGGTGGAGAAAAGTCCAAGCCTGTCTCCCAGCCTAATGGGAAGACTGCTCAGCCAAAGAGAACCGAGATGGGCATTGGAAACTATAGG ATGTATGTGTTTGACCAGGAAAACTTTCAGGGCCGTATGATCGAGATCAGCAACGAGTGCATGAACGTGTGTGAAATGGGCATGGACAGAGTGCGTTCCCTTCGTGTGGAGTGCGGGGC TTGGGTGGGCTGGGAGCAGATGAACTTCTGTGGAGAGATGTACATCCTGGAGAAAGGTGAGTACCCCCGCTGGGACTGCTGGAGCAACTGTCACAGGAACGACTACCTGCTCTCCTTCAGACCTGTCAGAATG GACCCAGAGAAGCATAAAATCTGCCTGTATGAGGTCGGTGAGTTCAAGGGCCGTAAAATGGAGATTATCGATGATGATGTGCCCAGTATGTACACCTATGGATTTACTGACCGTGTTGGTAGCATCATGGTCAGCTGTGGAAC TTGGGTGGGCTACCAGTACCCCGGTTACCGTGGCAGCCAGTACCTGCTGGAGAAGGGTGACTACAGTCACTTTAACGAGTATGGTGCTCGCCATCCCCAGATGCAGTCTGTCAGGCGCATCCGTGACATGCAGTGGCACCCGGATGGCTGCTACACTATGGCCACCAAGTGA
- the unc93b1 gene encoding protein unc-93 homolog B1 isoform X1 yields MAAVITDDDVYSEAEMNGAPPAGRENELQLPGHEGNIQGQLAQNVEEFLGPHPDYDEEEEERKYYRRKRLGVLKNVVGASCGGMIIYSVYMGLLQMQLILHYDETYREVKYGTLGLEDIDNKMLMGINVTPIAGLLYTPVLIRFLGTKWMMFLASGIYALFVSTNYWERYYTLVPSAVAIGFVIVPLWASLGNYITRMAHQYYEYVNYKEEHVQEQKKPPKGAFHTYIIVFHSVFYIFFHLSFVFAEFPMILFLNNYLSEYPHTLSKVTQCGADGKGVIQNFNKTVLHSLPRSLLLIEVESVLMGAAFLAMIIFLALCGAAYRPTEEIDLRSIGWGNIFQLPFKHLRDYRIRLLCPFFVYSGFEVLFAVKGLILSYGVCVVGMEKLWLLVMVYGLSSSICSALALTMLRLPRPVILLSGAFVHFFLLIALMCWSPQPKHPEYLPYLLVLSALWGLGTALNKTGVSTLLGMLYEDKERLDFIYTIYHWWQAIAIFIVYLWSAMPMRAKLGILLLALMVASFCYVQLERRLASKIAFRLPKIPRPRHKVKGYRYLEEENSDESDTDLSDADDDEREEEERNLVKEDRNTDADSQGSPGPERTGIRDRRRRNDNAAYEQAGEREDYIQHMRE; encoded by the exons ATGGCAGCAGTGATCACCGACGATGACGTGTACAGCGAGGCCGAAATGAACGGCGCGCCCCCTGCTGGTAGAGAGAACGAGCTGCAGTTACCCGGACATGAAGGAAACATACAGGGACAGTTAGCACAAAAC GTGGAGGAGTTTCTCGGCCCACATCCTGACTacgatgaggaggaggaggagcgcAAGTACTACAGACGAAAGAGGCTTGGTGTATTGAAGAATGTGGTGGGGGCCAGTTGCGGAGGAATGATCATTTACAGTGTTTACATGG GTCTGTTGCAGATGCAGTTGATTCTGCATTATGATGAGACCTACAGAGAGGTGAAGTATGGTACGTTGGGGCTGGAGGATATCGATAATAAAATGCTTATGGGAATCAATGTCACACCTATCGCCGGCCTGCTTTACACACCTGTACTTATCAG ATTTCTGGGTACAAAATGGATGATGTTCCTTGCATCCGGAATCTACGCACTCTTTGTTTCAACTAATTACTGGGAGAGATACTACACTTTGGTACCGTCCGCTGTGGCCATTGGTTTCGTCATAGTTCCGCTGTGGGCATCCTTAGGAAACTACATCACTAG AATGGCTCACCAGTACTATGAGTATGTGAACTATAAGGAGGAACATGTCCAGGAGCAGAAGAAGCCCCCCAAAGGAGCCTTCCATACTTATATTATCGTTTTCCATTCTGTCTTCTACATCTTCTTTCAT ctgAGTTTCGTGTTTGCCGAGTTCCCCATGATTCTGTTTCTCAATAACTATCTGAGTGAATACCCACACACACTCTCCAAAGTCACACAGTGTG GAGCCGACGGGAAGGGGGTGATACAGAATTTTAATAAGACCGTATTGCACAGTCTGCCTCGCTCTCTGCTGCTCATCGAGGTGGAGAGTGTTCTCATGGGAGCAGCCTTCCTCGCCATGATCATC TTCCTCGCGTTGTGCGGAGCTGCGTACCGGCCCACAGAGGAGATCGACCTGCGTAGCATCGGCTGGGGAAACATCTTTCAGTTGCCCTTCAAGCACTTACGAGACTACCGCATCCGTCTGCTCTGCCCGTTCTTCGTCTACTCCGGCTTCGAGGTGCTCTTTGCCGTCAAGGGTCTCATTCTG TCATATGGCGTGTGTGTTGTGGGAATGGAGAAGCTGTGGTTGTTAGTTATGGTGTATGGTTTGTCATCCTCCATCTGTTCGGCCTTGGCCCTGACCATGCTGCGCTTGCCCAGGCCTGTTATTCTCCTGTCTGGGGCCTTCGTGCACTTCTTCCTTCTAATAGCCCTTATGTGCTGGTCGCCCCAGCCTAAACACCCTGAATATCTTCCATACCTGCTGGTGCTCTCTGCCCTCTGGGGTCTGGGCACGGCTCTTAACAAGACAGGAGTGAGCA CTCTGCTGGGGATGCTCTATGAGGATAAAGAGCGACTAGACTTCATTTATACGATCTATCACTGGTGGCAGGCCATTGCCATCTTCATCGTCTACCTGTGGTCTGCTATGCCCATGAGG GCCAAACTTGGAATCCTGCTGTTGGCTCTAATGGTGGCGTCTTTCTGCTACGTGCAGTTGGAGCGTCGCTTAGCGTCAAAAATTGCGTTCAGGTTGCCAAAGATTCCTCGGCCACGACATAAG GTCAAAGGTTACCGATACCTCGAGGAAGAAAACTCAGACGAATCCGACACAGATCTGAGCGATGCCGATGATGacgagagagaagaggaggagCGAAATTTGGTCAAGGAGGACAGGAACACAGATGCAGACTCCCAGGGTTCACCAGGACCAGAGAGGACCGGGATTAGAGATCGCAGGAGGAGAAACGACAACGCTGCCTACGAGcaggcgggagagagagaggattacATCCAGCACATGAGGGAATAG
- the LOC130553031 gene encoding uncharacterized protein LOC130553031 — MWKYQQPDFALFLLGELQKQQQGSIFCDTLIQTGGVCVPAHSCVLAALSPIFSRILSASPAPPVGKNRLLSLEAVGSHALLKLVGFLYTGEMEIESRSEHEDVMTAAHKLGLKNLIEKKRVWVERGVEDVGRCWKEAALQTDESVKAKESVSVPLPSERQRSMFYNANYSDPPGTSVLEADLSFDESSSSRGFNWISDVTVPPLPDVTEASNQCKKNAKNRWKMRDGQTQNPTWQQSQVKLLNVERAKLNQPEVMERSRNVAGKDFRKLLEAVSLPKNATSEQKLDKLKVKIKLRRRGACWESNLIVSVQGESGSDEVKECGPPTPTCPSNVLPAQSLGTLTPPTSLPISPSDCSTHMSSQKPCPHTPNRSSMPSVLDLPALFSSPPQADESDEQIAMLLEDMFMMGLNILPLMPLDKNLEELNQLDPLREDKGAAETSIQGSCPYVCGCEEEVRESGFTETVTPIRSPQSYEELENSGFHNQLRPETVHPSAQSAGQELHASLSNMNKDTNLDTMEMDSVAPLVEDLLLTTKTTVGPNGPVFETGDMSDFNMSPIPEDGMDFRLRKCLSPLETDENDVPTQEPSEPSQEELSETRKQDPKTKNLPLLLSESFSKSDFPLGSAIDSSCPHPWLDPNGSQDQSNPDKQELKTHRDITTENGSSVDQANIIGELPKQRMTRRRLASQRLKESQESRAQTRLSKTKSDDNIKEPKCGNVQLKTANSRGVSIQMSTPLNANRKTVAGGKRKQENCLPRTKKMCLCLNTASKQHEHEADLPKVQVTAGTVKRGRGRPPKSQKHAEKIKQKCANARKMRRAVHEQDAKKEPNTQEKDSTEMREADVNGNFVQTKQNVHVQYSAKAKRPSIIDTIFHQTGNACKSSLGRQLTANPQDTTCSPQRLQGALEKSGECGNLVKDSEYISKSVCGENETGMSVVENRDKIDAVDNQVRLQMSHSNTSHIVHRIVEKGGRPAFEENSGREATVLQDGQQRK, encoded by the exons ATGTGGAAATATCAGCAGCCTGACTTTGCATTATTCCTGCTTGGTGAACTGCAGAAGCAGCAGCAGGGAAGCATTTTTTGTGACACACTTATACAGACAGGAG GTGTCTGTGTTCCAGCTCACAGCTGTGTGTTAGCCGCTTTAAGTCCCATCTTCTCAAGAATCCTGTCCGCATCTCCTGCTCCACCTGTGGGGAAGAACAGGCTTCTAAGCCTTGAGGCTGTAGGATCTCATGCCTTACTGAAGCTGGTTGGGTTCCTATACACCGGGGAGATGGAAATAGAAAGTCGGAGCGAACACGAGGACGTAATGACTGCTGCCCACAAGCTTGGCCTTAAAAACCTCATTGAGAAAAAGCGAGTGTGGGTGGAACGAGGAGTTGAAGATGTTGGGAGATGCTGGAAGGAGGCTGCCTTACAGACCGATGAGAGCGTGAAGGCCAAGGAAAGTGTGAGCGTGCCTCTGCCTTCGGAGAGACAGAGGAGTATGTTTTATAATGCAAATTATAGTGATCCTCCAGGGACTTCTGTGTTGGAGGCTGATTTGTCATTTGATGAATCGAGTTCATCTAGAGGTTTTAACTGGATCAGTGATGTCACTGTTCCTCCTCTCCCTGACGTGACAGAAGCGTCGAACCAGTGTAAAAAAAATGCTAAGAATAGGTGGAAAATGAGAGATGGACAAACTCAAAATCCAACCTGGCAGCAAAGCCAGGTGAAGCTCCTGAATGTTGAAAGAGCCAAATTAAACCAACCTGAAGTGATGGAAAGAAGTAGAAATGTGGCAGGCAAAGATTTCCGGAAACTCTTAGAGGCTGtgagtttgcccaaaaatgccACAAGTGAACAAAAATTAGACAAGTTAAAAGTAAAGATCAAACTGAGGAGGAGAGGAGCCTGCTGGGAGAGCAACCTCATCGTGTCTGTCCAGGGAGAGAGCGGATCAGATGAAGTAAAAGAATGTGGCCCTCCAACTCCG ACCTGCCCGTCCAATGTACTTCCTGCTCAAAGTCTTGGAACTCTCACCCCACCGACCAGTCTGCCCATTTCACCCTCTGACTGTTCCACACACATGTCTTCACAGAAACCCTGTCCTCATACCCCAAATCGCAGTTCTATGCCTTCTGTTCTGGATCTACCAGCGTTGTTTTCGAGCCCTCCCCAAGCAGATGAATCCGATGAACAAATCGCAATGCTCTTGGAGGATATGTTCATGATGGGATTAAACATTCTGCCCTTGATGCCGTTAGACAAAAATCTGGAAGAACTCAACCAGCTTGATCCTCTTCGGGAAGATAAAGGTGCGGCCGAGACCTCTATTCAAGGTTCTTGTCCTTATGTGTGTGGCTGTGAGGAAGAGGTCAGGGAATCTGGTTTTACAGAGACTGTAACACCAATCAGGTCTCCACAGAGTTATGAag AGCTCGAGAACTCAGGGTTTCACAATCAGTTGAGACCTGAAACAGTTCATCCTTCAGCTCAGTCAGCCGGACAAGAACTTCATGCTTCACTTTCCAACATGAACAAAGACACAAATCTGGATACAATGGAAATGGACTCTGTCGCCCCACTTGTAGAAGACCTGTTGTTAACCACAAAAACAACAGTTGGCCCAAATGGCCCCGTCTTTGAAACAGGTGACATGTCAGACTTTAATATGTCCCCCATCCCTGAAGACGGGATGGATTTCAGACTGCGGAAATGTCTTTCCCCGCTTGAAACTGATGAAAATGATGTTCCTACACAAGAGCCATCAGAACCGTCACAAGAGGAGCTCTCTGAGACACGCAAGCAggacccaaaaacaaaaaaccttCCCCTGTTGCTTTCTGAATCATTTTCGAAATCGGACTTTCCTCTTGGTTCAGCGATCGATTCCTCTTGTCCACATCCATGGCTTGACCCTAATGGTTCCCAAGATCAGTCAAACCCTGACAAACAGGAACTGAAGACACACCGTGATATAACAACTGAAAATGGCTCAAGTGTGGATCAAGCAAATATCATTGGTGAGCTCCCAAAGCAGAGAATGACCAGAAGACGTCTAGCATCTCAAAGGCTGAAAGAATCTCAGGAGTCTCGGGCTCAGACGAGGCTATCCAAGACTAAATCTGATGATAATATCAAAGAGCCCAAGTGTGGAAATGTTCAATTGAAGACCGCCAACTCACGTGGAGTCAGCATACAAATGTCCACGCCTTTAAACGCAAACAGAAAAACAGTTGCAGGAGGgaagagaaaacaagagaatTGTTTACCTCGCACTAAGaaaatgtgtctgtgtctgAACACAGCTAGTAAACAACACGAACATGAAGCCGATTTACCTAAAGTGCAGGTCACTGCAGGAACCGTAAAACGAGGTCGTGGCAGACCTCCCAAATCCCAAAAACatgctgaaaaaataaagcaaaaatgtgCCAATGCAAGGAAAATGCGCCGAGCTGTGCATGAACAAGATGCTAAAAAAGAACCAAACACTCAGGAGAAAGACTCAACAGAAATGAGGGAGGCAGATGTTAACGGCAATTTTGTACAGACAAAGCAGAACGTTCACGTGCAATATTCTGCCAAAGCAAAGAGACCGAGTATCATTGATACAATTTTTCATCAGACTGGTAATGCTTGTAAAAGTTCACTCGGTCGGCAGCTAACAGCAAACCCGCAAGACACAACTTGTTCGCCTCAGAGGCTCCAAGGAGCCTTGGAGAAAAGTGGAGAGTGTGGTAATTTAGTGAAAGACAGTGAATATATCAGTAAGAGTGTTTGTGGAGAGAACGAAACGGGTATGTCTGTGGTGGAAAATAGGGACAAAATAGATGCAGTGGATAATCAGGTGAGGTTACAGATGTCACACAGCAACACGTCACATATTGTGCATCGTATAGTTGAAAAGGGAGGAAGACCTGCCTTTGAGGAGAACTCGGGTAGAGAAGCTACCGTTCTTCA AGACGGGCAGCAGCGCAAATAA